A window from Mus caroli chromosome 2, CAROLI_EIJ_v1.1, whole genome shotgun sequence encodes these proteins:
- the Asxl1 gene encoding putative Polycomb group protein ASXL1 isoform X4, which yields MKDKQKRKKERTWAEAARLVLENYSDAPMTPKQILQVIEAEGLKEMRSGTSPLACLNAMLHSNSRGGEGLFYKLPGRISLFTLKRSRV from the exons atgaaggacaaacagaagaggaagaaggagcgCACGTGGGCCGAGGCCGCGCGCCTG GTGTTAGAAAACTACTCGGATGCTCCAATGACACCAAAACAGATTCTGCAGGtcatagaggcagaaggactgaaggaaatgag AAG TGGGACATCTCCTCTTGCGTGCCTCAATGCCATGCTACATTCCAActcaagaggaggagaagggctgTTTTATAAATTACCTGGCCGCATTAGTCTTTTCACACTCAAG
- the Asxl1 gene encoding putative Polycomb group protein ASXL1 isoform X3: MKDKQKRKKERTWAEAARLVLENYSDAPMTPKQILQVIEAEGLKEMRSGTSPLACLNAMLHSNSRGGEGLFYKLPGRISLFTLKAESEGGLL, from the exons atgaaggacaaacagaagaggaagaaggagcgCACGTGGGCCGAGGCCGCGCGCCTG GTGTTAGAAAACTACTCGGATGCTCCAATGACACCAAAACAGATTCTGCAGGtcatagaggcagaaggactgaaggaaatgag AAG TGGGACATCTCCTCTTGCGTGCCTCAATGCCATGCTACATTCCAActcaagaggaggagaagggctgTTTTATAAATTACCTGGCCGCATTAGTCTTTTCACACTCAAG